A DNA window from Rubripirellula tenax contains the following coding sequences:
- a CDS encoding AI-2E family transporter, protein MANRSKKTTKASVEAAETADTHPPENRTALPSLSRILSVVMLILGIIAVGALFYKVMAGFFVPLFLAALLVVIFRPVHEWIFLRTGGKKRVSALATTGLVLAVVLMPLILIISVATSQFTAMVSHVNFEALTQALDRGREQLGISLAHAEQFRRLDQLSDSLDETEDATIVVANVNEAYALVDFLQREVEGPETAAAFADIAMDQLREFGSPATEEPAVDEENPIGKLDAEERFHRQSLAASASIRNWMRAKLGGTFTSQLRLLANPSAEDFKNLLSRVRETLQPRFVSLTSATGTYLIQILVGLAVLVIAVYFFLIDGAAMIRTLMRLSPLDDNYEARLLMEFDRTSRAVVLASVLSALVQGVLSAIAFWFCGFESIILLFLITSMMALVPFLGAASVWLPCAVYLGTVDQRWTAAVVLAIYGTTIVSSIDNVIKMYVLQGRSTLHPLFALLSVLGGVKVFGPIGILVGPMVVVFLQTLLEILNHELAGRDATAALEGTPPMAEAD, encoded by the coding sequence ATGGCCAATCGCTCAAAAAAAACAACCAAAGCTTCCGTGGAAGCCGCCGAAACAGCAGACACCCATCCGCCCGAAAATCGGACGGCGTTACCATCGTTGTCGCGCATCTTGTCGGTGGTGATGTTGATCTTGGGGATCATAGCGGTCGGTGCGTTGTTCTACAAAGTGATGGCCGGGTTCTTCGTCCCGTTGTTTTTGGCGGCGTTGCTGGTTGTGATCTTTCGTCCCGTTCACGAATGGATCTTCCTTCGTACCGGTGGAAAAAAACGGGTGTCGGCGCTTGCGACGACGGGCCTGGTGTTGGCGGTGGTACTGATGCCGTTGATCCTGATCATCTCGGTAGCGACCAGCCAATTCACTGCCATGGTCAGCCACGTCAACTTCGAGGCCCTGACCCAGGCACTTGATCGTGGCCGCGAACAACTGGGCATTTCACTTGCGCATGCCGAACAGTTCCGTCGACTGGACCAGTTAAGCGATTCGCTTGATGAAACCGAAGACGCCACGATCGTCGTTGCGAATGTCAATGAAGCCTACGCGTTGGTCGATTTCCTTCAGCGAGAAGTCGAAGGCCCCGAGACGGCGGCTGCGTTTGCCGACATCGCGATGGATCAATTGCGAGAGTTCGGATCGCCCGCGACGGAAGAACCCGCCGTCGATGAAGAGAATCCGATCGGTAAGCTTGATGCTGAAGAACGGTTTCATCGACAAAGCTTGGCGGCCTCGGCATCGATTCGAAATTGGATGCGAGCCAAACTGGGCGGCACGTTCACCAGCCAGCTTCGGCTGCTGGCCAACCCCAGCGCCGAAGACTTCAAAAATTTGTTGTCGCGAGTTCGCGAGACACTGCAACCGCGATTTGTCAGCTTGACCAGCGCGACGGGCACCTACTTGATCCAGATCCTGGTCGGCTTAGCAGTGCTGGTGATCGCCGTTTATTTTTTCTTGATCGATGGTGCGGCAATGATTCGAACGCTGATGCGATTGAGCCCGCTTGATGACAACTACGAAGCCCGGTTGTTGATGGAGTTTGACCGAACCAGCCGTGCGGTCGTGTTGGCGAGCGTACTTAGCGCTCTGGTTCAGGGTGTTCTATCGGCAATCGCGTTTTGGTTCTGTGGCTTCGAGTCGATCATCTTGTTGTTTCTGATCACATCGATGATGGCGCTGGTGCCATTCTTGGGCGCCGCATCCGTATGGCTTCCGTGTGCCGTCTACTTGGGCACCGTCGACCAACGATGGACGGCGGCGGTGGTGCTGGCGATCTACGGCACGACGATCGTTTCATCGATCGACAACGTCATCAAGATGTACGTGTTGCAAGGACGATCGACGCTGCATCCGTTGTTTGCGTTGTTGAGTGTGCTGGGAGGCGTCAAAGTGTTTGGCCCGATCGGAATTCTGGTGGGCCCGATGGTCGTGGTGTTCTTGCAGACGCTGCTGGAAATCCTGAACCATGAACTGGCCGGACGCGATGCGACGGCCGCCCTGGAAGGGACACCCCCCATGGCCGAAGCGGATTGA
- a CDS encoding DUF1559 domain-containing protein, with protein MSSSRNRSAFTLVELLVVIAIIGVLVGLLLPAVQAAREAARRMSCSNNFKQIGLAVHNYHSAYKQLPRQGTGTPNLGGQPDGQTVAGAPTANSRLELSWLVGLTPFIEQQALWEQISNPFQDVASGAIFPPMGPGPRRWLAHHAVTLYDPWMTEVPGFRCPSDPGVGLPGQGRTNYIACQGDSAEQINGSIGDNGNVASTQAAINRQASCRGFFVPREKAAFRDVLDGLSNTIMAGEIITDLGDNDTRSRGALSGGNVRQPGGNLLCDIQRDPLRPQFWNVAGNYVPVLLQGGGTDPEQRRGLKWAMSRSIWGVFNTILPPNGLICMDSNNFNTGLLPASSRHQGGVHVLMGDGAVKFVTDSIETGNRSSAHVGTGANLVPPGSQSPFGLWGALGTRGAKEVDVTIE; from the coding sequence ATGTCATCGTCTCGAAACAGATCAGCTTTTACGCTGGTCGAATTGTTGGTGGTCATTGCGATCATCGGCGTGTTGGTTGGCTTGTTGTTGCCGGCCGTTCAAGCGGCCCGCGAAGCGGCTCGCCGAATGAGCTGCAGCAACAATTTCAAGCAAATCGGCTTGGCCGTCCACAATTACCACTCGGCATACAAGCAGTTGCCGCGACAAGGCACGGGCACACCCAACCTAGGCGGCCAACCCGACGGCCAAACGGTTGCCGGTGCACCGACGGCGAACAGCCGTCTTGAATTAAGCTGGTTGGTTGGACTGACGCCGTTCATCGAACAACAAGCTTTGTGGGAGCAAATTTCCAATCCGTTCCAAGATGTTGCCTCAGGTGCGATTTTCCCGCCAATGGGCCCTGGCCCACGACGCTGGCTCGCTCACCATGCAGTTACGCTTTACGATCCCTGGATGACAGAAGTTCCTGGCTTCCGTTGCCCGAGTGACCCAGGTGTCGGACTGCCCGGTCAAGGCCGAACCAACTACATCGCCTGCCAAGGCGACTCGGCCGAACAGATCAACGGCAGCATTGGCGACAACGGCAACGTGGCAAGCACCCAGGCCGCGATCAATCGTCAAGCGTCGTGCCGCGGTTTTTTCGTACCGCGTGAAAAGGCCGCCTTCCGTGACGTCTTGGACGGACTGTCCAATACCATCATGGCCGGCGAAATCATCACCGACTTGGGCGACAACGACACCAGAAGCCGCGGTGCACTCTCGGGCGGCAACGTTCGCCAACCCGGTGGGAACTTACTGTGCGATATTCAAAGGGATCCACTGCGTCCCCAGTTTTGGAATGTTGCGGGCAATTACGTTCCCGTGCTGCTGCAAGGTGGCGGTACCGATCCTGAACAACGCCGCGGCCTGAAATGGGCGATGAGCCGCTCGATCTGGGGCGTTTTCAATACGATCCTTCCGCCCAACGGCCTGATCTGCATGGACAGCAACAACTTCAACACCGGACTGCTGCCCGCCAGCAGCCGTCACCAAGGTGGGGTCCACGTTTTGATGGGCGATGGCGCTGTCAAATTCGTCACCGATTCGATCGAAACGGGCAATCGCAGCAGCGCTCACGTCGGCACTGGAGCTAACTTGGTGCCGCCCGGATCGCAAAGCCCGTTCGGACTTTGGGGTGCCTTGGGTACCCGCGGTGCGAAAGAAGTCGACGTCACCATCGAGTAA
- a CDS encoding metal ABC transporter permease, whose protein sequence is MNSIVWSSIDTWIIVTSSLVAMASAIPGCFLFLRKQSMIADALTHAALPGVVGAFIAVGMLQGWGWVDPDAGWAFRQTMMFGGAMVAGLLTAFLTQWVTSAGWIRGDAALGVVFTTLFAIGLIMLRQFADQSDVDLECVLYGQLDTIGLSKGIPSEAITSAIMLVINLVLVVVLFKELMMTTFDPQLAGTLGLDPRWVHYGLMTITTATIVTAFEVVGSILAIGMLVIPPSTAFFINRRLRPMILVSMAAGVSACVLGHLAAITLPGPITRALGLPYVESVTTSGAIVLAATLQMLVAMLFGPERGLLVDRYRATSRSVGRETA, encoded by the coding sequence GTGAATTCTATCGTTTGGTCGTCGATTGATACTTGGATCATTGTGACCTCATCGCTGGTTGCGATGGCGAGTGCGATTCCCGGCTGCTTTTTGTTTCTGCGCAAGCAAAGCATGATCGCCGATGCGCTGACGCACGCGGCGCTGCCGGGCGTCGTTGGTGCGTTCATCGCCGTCGGGATGTTGCAAGGTTGGGGCTGGGTCGACCCGGATGCCGGTTGGGCGTTTCGTCAAACGATGATGTTCGGCGGCGCTATGGTCGCCGGGCTTTTGACCGCATTTTTGACGCAGTGGGTAACGTCGGCCGGTTGGATCCGCGGCGATGCGGCGCTGGGCGTCGTGTTCACAACTTTGTTCGCGATTGGGCTGATCATGTTGCGTCAATTCGCCGACCAAAGCGACGTCGATCTCGAATGTGTATTGTACGGTCAGCTAGACACGATCGGGTTGTCCAAGGGCATTCCCTCCGAAGCGATCACGTCCGCAATCATGCTGGTGATCAATTTGGTGCTGGTGGTCGTCTTATTCAAAGAATTGATGATGACGACGTTCGACCCGCAATTGGCCGGCACGCTGGGGTTGGATCCGCGCTGGGTGCACTACGGATTGATGACGATCACGACGGCCACGATTGTGACCGCGTTCGAGGTCGTCGGCAGCATCTTGGCGATCGGCATGTTGGTGATCCCGCCGTCGACGGCGTTCTTCATCAACCGCCGACTGCGGCCCATGATCTTGGTGTCGATGGCCGCCGGCGTTTCGGCGTGCGTGTTGGGGCATTTGGCCGCCATCACGCTGCCCGGTCCGATCACCCGTGCGTTGGGGTTGCCTTACGTCGAGAGTGTGACGACGTCGGGTGCAATCGTGTTGGCGGCGACACTGCAAATGCTGGTTGCCATGCTGTTTGGCCCCGAGCGGGGCCTGTTGGTCGACCGCTATCGCGCCACCAGTCGATCGGTTGGGCGCGAAACCGCGTAA
- a CDS encoding PVC-type heme-binding CxxCH protein: MSGRTWFRLANQSAPEATAINWSWATRLRNFCCLAVILANSVILVSAATAGDFKQPEPLEPQIAEASAEATESMAGIRIPKGWKIELYAAEPDVANIVAFDIDHRGRLFVCESYRQSRGVTDNRGHDEEWLLADLESETVQDRIDYHKRLLGDAAVTYAQHDDRIRRLVDTDGDGRVDESVVVANGFNRIEEGTGAGVLVRGENIYYTCIPKLWKLVDADDDGKADERVVLSDGYGVRVAFRGHDMHGLIIGPDGRLYFSIGDRGYHVTTEDGRVLANPKSGAVFRCELDGSGLEVFATGMRNPQELAFNDVGDLFSVDNNSDSGDKARIINILEGGDSGWRMQYQYLADRGPFNRDKIWEPFHNEQPAYIVPPIINFTDGPSGLEHYPGTGFGDQLNGQFLICDFRGGPANSGIRSFKLDNDGAFYKMGEDSDPIWTVLATDIKFGPDGHIYVSDWVDGWEGLGKGRVYRLSDPNEIAKPIVSEVKTLLADDWTEQESAKLSKLIGHVDRRVRFEAQWELARRSDVNTLSTIAMDTQAPTTTRLHAIWGIDQVSRMQLAKASAATARATTEESGEPSTDAIDTSTAVSALDDLTELLGEHDAIIRAAVAKIMGDRGVTASAASLRERLTDDSARVQYAAMLSLGKLKDATAMGFVVDILANNDNADPALRHAGVMYLSSAITPQSIGELATHPNESVRRAAVVALRRQKSGLISRFLKDASPLVVSEAARAIHDEPVPMALQSLASLIKVPESGAELSDQELIRRILNANFRLGTTESAVALAGYAGRVSAVAEMRIEAMDMLADWAIPDPRDRVTNVYREPKQRPLSDAASALSPQIDLLMTSQESVREKAIEVASELGIQKIVPLLAQRVVDGKLRPSLRATALASMAKLDAMDAVQLANQVPMQPANELLLAALEVLAKHDSKNSIGKFIEATQSRNVEARQLGWDLLGTSNSPEALATIIGGVQSYLDGSMAAEVELNVIEAAQGKLDDAMNQQLIEHQRSLAETDALGKWLPSLSGGNVSKGHKLFHEKTELSCLRCHKVDRAGGEVGPNLTVIGKTRDRRYLLESICLPDAKIAEGFETAVIANDSGQVFSGILKSENDDFVELIQNDGSQVQVFVDEIVARRKGKSSMPDDLTKFMTPRELRDLVAYLASLQVDPRAAEDVE, translated from the coding sequence ATGTCTGGGCGCACTTGGTTTCGCCTCGCTAACCAGTCCGCACCAGAAGCGACGGCAATCAATTGGTCTTGGGCCACGCGTTTGCGGAATTTTTGCTGCCTGGCGGTGATTCTGGCCAACTCGGTGATTCTGGTGAGCGCAGCGACCGCTGGCGACTTCAAGCAACCCGAACCGCTTGAACCCCAGATCGCCGAAGCGTCGGCCGAAGCCACCGAATCCATGGCGGGCATTCGCATCCCCAAAGGATGGAAGATCGAACTTTACGCCGCAGAGCCTGATGTCGCCAACATTGTCGCATTTGACATCGATCATCGCGGTCGATTGTTTGTGTGTGAAAGCTATCGACAAAGCCGCGGCGTGACCGACAACCGCGGGCATGACGAAGAATGGTTGCTGGCCGACTTGGAATCCGAGACGGTGCAAGACCGAATCGATTACCACAAACGCCTGCTCGGCGATGCGGCCGTCACCTACGCCCAACACGACGATCGAATCCGCCGCTTGGTGGACACCGACGGCGACGGACGAGTCGACGAAAGTGTCGTGGTCGCCAACGGATTCAACCGCATCGAAGAGGGTACCGGCGCCGGCGTGCTGGTTCGCGGCGAGAACATTTACTACACGTGCATTCCGAAGCTTTGGAAACTGGTCGATGCCGATGATGACGGCAAGGCGGACGAGCGAGTCGTTCTGTCGGATGGATACGGAGTTCGCGTAGCGTTTCGCGGTCACGACATGCACGGTTTGATCATCGGTCCCGATGGGCGTCTGTACTTCAGCATCGGTGACCGAGGTTATCACGTCACAACCGAAGACGGCCGAGTGTTAGCCAATCCAAAATCGGGCGCTGTGTTTCGCTGCGAACTGGATGGATCGGGCTTAGAGGTATTCGCCACCGGCATGCGAAATCCACAAGAATTGGCTTTCAATGACGTCGGCGATCTGTTCTCGGTCGACAACAACAGCGATAGCGGCGACAAGGCTCGGATCATCAACATTTTGGAAGGCGGTGATTCCGGATGGCGGATGCAGTATCAGTATCTGGCGGATCGTGGCCCCTTCAATCGCGATAAAATCTGGGAACCGTTCCACAACGAACAACCCGCCTACATCGTGCCGCCGATCATCAATTTCACCGACGGCCCGAGCGGACTGGAGCATTACCCGGGCACCGGTTTCGGCGACCAACTGAACGGCCAGTTTCTGATTTGCGACTTCCGCGGCGGTCCGGCCAACAGCGGCATTCGTTCGTTCAAGCTGGACAACGACGGCGCGTTTTACAAGATGGGCGAAGACTCGGATCCGATCTGGACCGTGTTGGCAACGGATATCAAGTTCGGTCCCGATGGTCACATATATGTCAGCGACTGGGTCGACGGATGGGAAGGCCTGGGCAAGGGCCGCGTGTACCGATTGAGCGACCCCAACGAAATCGCCAAACCGATTGTGTCCGAAGTGAAAACGCTGCTCGCCGACGACTGGACCGAGCAAGAATCGGCCAAGCTGTCGAAACTGATCGGACACGTCGATCGCCGGGTTCGTTTCGAAGCCCAATGGGAATTGGCTCGCCGCAGCGACGTGAATACCCTTTCGACAATCGCGATGGACACCCAGGCACCGACCACCACTCGCCTACACGCGATTTGGGGTATCGACCAAGTCTCGCGAATGCAACTTGCCAAAGCGAGCGCCGCGACTGCCCGAGCAACGACCGAAGAATCCGGGGAACCCAGCACGGATGCGATCGATACGTCGACCGCCGTTTCCGCACTTGACGATCTGACTGAATTGCTTGGCGAACATGACGCGATCATTCGCGCTGCCGTTGCCAAAATCATGGGCGATCGTGGTGTGACCGCATCGGCGGCGAGCCTGCGTGAACGATTGACCGACGATTCCGCTCGCGTCCAGTACGCGGCGATGCTGTCGCTTGGAAAGCTAAAGGATGCGACCGCAATGGGTTTCGTCGTCGACATCCTGGCCAACAACGACAACGCCGATCCGGCGCTCCGTCATGCCGGCGTGATGTATTTGTCGTCCGCGATCACCCCCCAATCGATCGGCGAATTGGCAACGCACCCCAACGAATCAGTGCGTCGCGCCGCCGTGGTGGCGCTCCGCCGGCAAAAAAGTGGATTGATCTCGCGATTCCTCAAAGACGCCAGCCCGTTGGTCGTTTCGGAAGCAGCTCGCGCGATCCACGACGAACCGGTGCCGATGGCGCTGCAGTCGCTTGCCTCGCTGATCAAAGTTCCGGAGTCGGGCGCGGAACTGAGCGATCAAGAACTGATCCGTCGAATTTTGAACGCCAACTTTCGATTGGGGACGACCGAATCGGCCGTCGCGCTTGCCGGATATGCGGGCCGAGTTTCGGCCGTTGCCGAAATGCGAATCGAGGCGATGGACATGTTGGCCGACTGGGCGATCCCAGATCCTCGTGACCGCGTGACGAACGTTTATCGTGAACCCAAACAACGACCGCTGTCGGATGCCGCCAGTGCTTTATCGCCCCAGATCGACCTCTTGATGACCTCGCAAGAATCGGTCCGCGAAAAGGCGATCGAAGTGGCGTCAGAACTGGGCATTCAAAAGATCGTTCCGTTGCTGGCCCAACGAGTCGTCGACGGAAAATTGCGACCGTCACTGCGTGCGACCGCGCTGGCATCGATGGCGAAATTGGACGCAATGGACGCGGTCCAACTGGCCAATCAGGTGCCCATGCAACCGGCCAACGAACTGCTGCTTGCGGCGCTGGAAGTTCTGGCGAAACACGATTCGAAAAATTCGATCGGCAAATTCATCGAAGCAACCCAAAGCCGAAACGTCGAAGCCCGCCAATTGGGATGGGACTTGCTCGGCACCAGCAATTCGCCCGAAGCGCTGGCCACGATCATTGGTGGCGTCCAAAGCTATCTCGACGGATCGATGGCGGCTGAAGTCGAATTGAACGTGATCGAAGCCGCCCAAGGCAAGCTGGACGATGCGATGAACCAGCAATTGATCGAACATCAACGTTCGCTCGCTGAAACAGACGCACTTGGAAAGTGGCTACCTTCGCTCAGCGGAGGCAACGTCAGCAAGGGACACAAACTGTTCCACGAGAAAACCGAACTATCGTGCCTGCGATGCCATAAAGTGGATCGGGCGGGCGGGGAAGTGGGTCCGAATTTGACGGTGATCGGCAAGACTCGCGATCGCCGCTACCTGCTCGAATCGATCTGTTTGCCGGACGCGAAGATCGCCGAAGGGTTTGAAACGGCGGTCATCGCGAATGATTCGGGACAGGTTTTTTCGGGCATTCTGAAGTCCGAAAATGACGATTTTGTGGAACTGATCCAGAACGATGGCAGCCAGGTCCAGGTCTTCGTCGACGAAATTGTCGCCCGCCGAAAGGGTAAAAGTTCGATGCCGGACGACTTGACCAAGTTCATGACGCCCCGTGAATTACGCGATTTGGTGGCATATCTGGCCAGTCTGCAGGTCGACCCGCGGGCAGCAGAGGATGTCGAGTGA